From one Thalassospira lucentensis genomic stretch:
- a CDS encoding TRAP transporter large permease, producing MDYALLTMIGLLLLLMFLGSPVIFAIGFAGLSYFFVKPGMVDMLHMYSHKFFTGMDVFIWLSIPLFIIAGEIMTSVGMTERLVQFSRLLVGRWRGGLAYVNVVGSMMFSGVSGSALADISALGPVEIDMMKKDGYRADFAAAVTVSSAIQGPIIPPSIPLIIFSSLTNTSVAALFLGGAVPGAMMGIAQIIVIYFIARKNNFPANPIKALTLALAFKIFYNAFWALFMPLIIIGGIISGIFTATEAASIAVAYAILVGICAYRTLSLKQIWDILDRAVRTSASVYLIVGFASVISWILATERVPSELTMLVETLDMQPWMLLLCLNVFFLINGLWIGDSVQLLLFAPLFTPIVAAMGVDPVQFGVIMVVNVMIGLMTPPYGLGLYLGSAISGQPLAAIVRKSFPFLISNIVVLLIVTYVPAVSLTLPRMFGFLN from the coding sequence ATGGATTACGCACTTCTTACCATGATCGGGTTGCTGCTACTGCTGATGTTCCTTGGCAGCCCCGTGATCTTTGCGATTGGCTTTGCCGGCCTTTCCTATTTCTTCGTCAAGCCTGGCATGGTCGACATGCTTCACATGTATTCGCATAAATTCTTCACTGGGATGGATGTGTTTATCTGGCTCTCGATCCCGCTTTTCATCATAGCCGGTGAAATCATGACATCGGTCGGCATGACAGAACGGCTGGTGCAGTTCTCCCGCCTTCTGGTCGGTCGCTGGCGCGGCGGACTGGCCTATGTCAACGTTGTCGGCTCCATGATGTTTTCGGGCGTGTCCGGCTCGGCACTGGCCGATATCTCGGCCCTTGGCCCTGTCGAAATCGACATGATGAAAAAGGATGGATACCGCGCGGACTTTGCCGCCGCTGTCACCGTCAGCTCGGCCATTCAGGGGCCGATCATTCCGCCCTCGATCCCACTAATCATTTTCTCAAGCCTGACCAACACATCGGTTGCGGCCCTGTTCCTTGGCGGGGCTGTGCCCGGCGCAATGATGGGGATCGCCCAGATCATCGTCATCTATTTCATCGCGCGCAAAAACAACTTCCCCGCCAACCCGATCAAGGCCCTGACGCTGGCGCTTGCATTCAAGATTTTCTACAACGCGTTCTGGGCGCTGTTCATGCCGCTGATCATTATCGGCGGGATCATTTCGGGCATCTTCACCGCGACCGAGGCCGCCTCAATCGCCGTTGCCTATGCCATTCTGGTCGGCATCTGTGCCTATCGCACCCTGTCTCTCAAACAGATATGGGACATTCTTGATCGCGCGGTCCGCACGTCGGCTTCGGTCTATCTGATTGTCGGCTTTGCCAGTGTGATCAGCTGGATTCTGGCAACCGAACGTGTGCCGTCCGAACTGACCATGCTGGTTGAAACGCTTGATATGCAGCCCTGGATGCTGCTGCTGTGCCTGAACGTCTTTTTCCTGATCAATGGACTTTGGATCGGGGATTCCGTTCAGTTGCTTCTGTTTGCCCCGCTTTTCACCCCGATCGTGGCTGCCATGGGTGTCGACCCGGTACAATTCGGTGTCATCATGGTGGTTAACGTGATGATCGGGCTCATGACACCTCCTTACGGACTGGGACTTTACCTTGGCTCGGCCATAAGCGGCCAACCGCTTGCCGCGATTGTCCGCAAAAGCTTCCCGTTCCTGATTTCCAATATCGTCGTTCTGTTGATCGTAACCTACGTGCCTGCTGTCTCCCTGACGCTGCCGCGCATGTTCGGTTTCCTGAACTGA